The following are from one region of the Segatella oris genome:
- a CDS encoding RagB/SusD family nutrient uptake outer membrane protein: MKIKYITIAAIAMAMSLHSCYDLDRVPADQLSSKQFYKNEEHAKEAMMAVYSQMQEPDVFGLQFSLDGLGGIAMGYDPPSYQPVQRGTYDVKNGKVLGKWQGIYEGIARANGVLQNVDRCEMTDELKAQYKAEAKFMRALYYFTLMDFFGGVPVYDESVIVSESYSEMKNPREPIEKVREFVLKDLAEASDKLPEAWDKANYGRATKYTAIALTGKVYLYAKEYKKALECFEKVVASGKYALYNDYAGLFKPGGDESSEMIFAIQNMGGVGTDHGMPMCFYMGARETFGSCWNNVMVSQHFVDTYEYKDGRPFDWDDWFPGIKTDNNVKVKTFRATMEKGKVKAYPAGKAKLLEMYGKRDPRMNATVILPYTNYTGWFANAQEDCEFVIAPSITSGKGYIRVNGNYETYLWRKFVPEGNMGGAINNRAHTPINFPLIRYADVLLMMAECQNELGHQNEAVALINQVRARKSVEMPGINSGPAYLKATTKDEVFERIKHERAVELAGEGWSFSDFKRWKLLETLDKRKETDITGKFRYVRSVTKRDYLWPIPADEIEKNGNLTQNPDW; encoded by the coding sequence ATGAAAATCAAATATATAACGATTGCTGCTATTGCAATGGCAATGTCCCTGCATAGCTGCTACGATCTGGATAGAGTTCCTGCCGATCAACTAAGCTCCAAGCAGTTCTATAAGAACGAAGAGCATGCTAAGGAGGCGATGATGGCTGTCTATAGTCAAATGCAGGAGCCGGATGTTTTCGGTCTCCAATTCTCATTGGATGGCTTAGGAGGTATCGCTATGGGATATGACCCACCATCGTATCAGCCTGTACAACGTGGTACCTATGACGTGAAAAACGGAAAAGTATTAGGCAAATGGCAAGGTATTTACGAAGGCATCGCACGTGCAAATGGCGTATTACAGAATGTTGACCGCTGTGAGATGACTGATGAACTGAAAGCTCAATACAAGGCTGAAGCTAAGTTCATGCGTGCACTTTACTATTTCACACTGATGGATTTCTTCGGTGGTGTGCCTGTCTATGACGAGTCGGTAATTGTCAGCGAAAGCTATAGTGAGATGAAAAATCCCCGTGAACCAATTGAAAAGGTACGCGAGTTTGTATTGAAAGACCTTGCAGAAGCATCCGATAAACTGCCTGAAGCTTGGGATAAAGCTAACTATGGGCGTGCTACAAAATATACAGCTATTGCATTGACCGGTAAGGTTTATCTCTATGCTAAAGAGTATAAGAAAGCCTTAGAGTGCTTTGAGAAGGTCGTAGCTTCAGGGAAATACGCGCTTTATAACGACTATGCAGGACTCTTTAAGCCAGGAGGTGACGAGTCATCTGAAATGATTTTCGCCATTCAGAACATGGGGGGAGTCGGCACAGACCATGGAATGCCGATGTGTTTCTACATGGGAGCCCGTGAAACCTTTGGCAGTTGCTGGAACAATGTCATGGTTTCTCAACACTTTGTAGACACTTATGAGTATAAAGATGGGCGTCCTTTCGACTGGGATGATTGGTTCCCAGGCATCAAGACCGATAATAATGTCAAGGTAAAAACCTTCCGTGCCACAATGGAGAAAGGCAAAGTGAAGGCTTACCCGGCAGGAAAAGCAAAACTGTTGGAAATGTATGGCAAGCGCGATCCACGCATGAATGCAACCGTAATCTTGCCTTATACAAACTATACCGGCTGGTTTGCCAATGCACAAGAGGACTGCGAATTTGTTATTGCGCCCTCTATTACGAGTGGAAAAGGCTACATCCGCGTCAATGGTAACTATGAAACCTATCTCTGGCGCAAGTTTGTTCCCGAGGGAAATATGGGAGGAGCCATCAACAACCGCGCTCACACACCTATCAACTTTCCACTGATCAGATACGCAGACGTATTACTCATGATGGCAGAATGTCAGAATGAATTAGGCCATCAGAACGAAGCTGTGGCCTTGATCAATCAGGTAAGAGCACGCAAGAGTGTCGAGATGCCTGGCATCAACAGTGGGCCTGCCTATCTGAAAGCAACGACCAAGGATGAAGTATTCGAGAGAATCAAGCATGAAAGAGCTGTCGAGCTTGCAGGAGAAGGATGGAGTTTCAGTGATTTCAAACGCTGGAAACTCTTGGAAACTCTTGACAAACGGAAAGAAACCGATATCACAGGAAAGTTCCGCTACGTGCGTTCTGTGACGAAACGTGACTATCTATGGCCGATACCGGCAGACGAAATAGAAAAGAACGGAAACCTCACTCAAAACCCAGATTGGTAG
- a CDS encoding SusC/RagA family TonB-linked outer membrane protein has translation MRNKNSNVPWKKALFCTTLALTSMSVHAGTTMTGTSENGQMPMATAQDLVTVTGHVSDAMGPMIGATVMEKGTSNGCVTDLSGQFTLKVKSADAVLIVSSVGYTTQEIKLRGRKTLNVTLAEDNKLLNEVVVVGYGTQKKVNMTGSVSSIDVSKLAESRPLTNVSQALAGLAAGVSVTSNHNRPGDDNASILVRGQGTLNSAAPLVIIDGSEAGINTVNPQDIESISVLKDAASAAIYGSRAANGVILITTKSGKSGKIKVDYNGYVSFESIRKTLTPVSDYARYMELINEGYANSGKKAPFSQKSIDAWRNDAGKNPLQYPNTDWVDETFKSSASTNHVISVSGGSDKIRFYGSFGFMNNPGVMHNAGFTKYNGRLNLDADVAKWLNIGFQMSSYVSDMQPGYNEIDNVFTYTSATTPGMVFRAPDGRFGAMNNEEDAAQSANNNPLIRAYKWAGTDRKNNFHPRFLATIKPMKGLSVALSYSYELLDEDIMRKPVVQEGWNFQTEQKTYTTKSKFNIYNKNSKIERYFNDIVLRYNSKYFKNNLTMNFMLGASQELYRSKDINVTKQDLIDLSMSVLDGATGQASANGGLSEWAMRSYFSRLNLNWQDRYLMEFNLRADGSSRFQKSKRWGYFPSLSAAWRMDQEKFMEGAFNGQLSNLKLRVSYGSLGNNAVGNYASQSLYTSKKGALNYVLGNTMVTGMAQTALANEKLSWETTNVFDLGFDFGFFKNKLTGTFDYFNKRTTDILIDLPAPAVHGTTSLPKVNSATVTNQGVEFTLGWQDRVNEFSYGATANFTFIKNKVNKFKGKDKGGMAISGANLIWEGHSINSQYLLRVERLLQTDEDMKRVQEIIDNAPIGADGKKVNPFAAFGTPKKGDLLYKDVNGDGVIDNNDKEIVSDGPNPKFIMGLSLNAAWKGFDISALIQGAFGAKVYWQHAAYNTPTVRYGYQINKEIADGRWYEGRTDAKYPRLVEYQDEQNTKYSDFYLENKSFVKIRNIQLGYTLPKALTAKIHIERVRIYGSLENFFTFTKYKGFDPEVSGMAYPSMKQAVIGLNVSF, from the coding sequence ATGAGAAACAAAAACAGTAATGTACCTTGGAAAAAGGCCCTATTCTGTACTACGCTTGCATTGACTTCAATGTCAGTTCATGCCGGAACTACAATGACAGGGACGAGCGAGAACGGCCAAATGCCAATGGCTACTGCACAGGATTTGGTGACAGTAACAGGCCATGTATCTGACGCTATGGGCCCAATGATCGGTGCTACGGTCATGGAAAAAGGAACATCTAACGGCTGCGTGACCGACCTCAGCGGCCAGTTTACGCTGAAAGTGAAATCAGCGGATGCCGTGCTTATCGTTTCGAGCGTAGGCTATACGACACAGGAAATCAAACTCCGAGGACGGAAAACCCTGAATGTTACCTTGGCAGAAGACAACAAACTGCTGAATGAAGTGGTTGTTGTTGGCTATGGAACACAGAAGAAAGTAAACATGACAGGTTCTGTTTCGTCAATTGATGTGTCGAAACTTGCCGAAAGTCGTCCGCTCACTAACGTTTCCCAGGCACTTGCTGGCTTAGCAGCCGGAGTCTCGGTGACTTCAAATCACAACCGTCCCGGTGATGACAACGCGTCTATTCTGGTGCGCGGTCAAGGCACATTGAACTCTGCTGCGCCATTGGTTATCATCGATGGATCAGAAGCCGGCATTAATACTGTGAACCCACAAGACATCGAATCGATCTCTGTTCTTAAGGATGCAGCCTCTGCTGCCATATATGGTTCGCGAGCAGCCAACGGTGTTATACTCATCACTACCAAGAGTGGAAAGAGTGGTAAAATAAAGGTTGACTATAATGGTTATGTTTCTTTCGAGTCAATTCGCAAGACTCTGACCCCTGTTTCAGACTATGCACGCTACATGGAACTCATTAATGAGGGCTATGCTAACAGTGGGAAGAAAGCTCCTTTCAGCCAGAAATCAATCGATGCATGGCGCAATGACGCAGGTAAGAACCCTTTGCAGTATCCTAATACAGACTGGGTGGACGAGACTTTCAAAAGCTCTGCTTCAACAAACCATGTCATCTCTGTCTCCGGAGGATCAGACAAGATACGTTTCTATGGTTCATTCGGCTTCATGAATAATCCCGGTGTAATGCACAATGCAGGCTTTACGAAATACAACGGACGTTTGAACCTCGATGCAGATGTAGCCAAATGGCTCAACATCGGCTTCCAGATGAGCAGCTATGTATCAGACATGCAGCCCGGATATAACGAGATTGACAACGTCTTCACCTATACTTCTGCAACGACTCCGGGTATGGTTTTCCGTGCTCCCGACGGCAGGTTTGGTGCTATGAACAATGAGGAAGACGCTGCACAGAGTGCTAACAACAACCCATTGATACGTGCATATAAGTGGGCAGGAACCGACCGTAAGAATAACTTCCACCCTCGTTTCCTTGCCACAATCAAGCCTATGAAGGGACTTTCTGTGGCATTGAGCTACTCATATGAACTGCTCGACGAGGACATTATGCGTAAGCCTGTGGTGCAGGAAGGCTGGAACTTCCAGACAGAGCAAAAGACTTACACGACCAAATCGAAGTTCAATATCTATAATAAAAACAGCAAGATAGAACGCTATTTCAATGATATAGTGCTCAGATACAACAGTAAATACTTCAAGAACAACCTCACCATGAACTTCATGTTGGGTGCCAGTCAGGAGCTTTACCGTTCAAAAGACATCAATGTTACCAAGCAAGACCTGATTGACTTGAGCATGAGTGTGCTCGATGGTGCTACAGGTCAGGCCAGCGCTAACGGTGGATTGTCTGAATGGGCCATGCGTTCTTACTTCAGCCGACTTAACCTTAACTGGCAAGATCGCTATTTAATGGAGTTCAATCTCAGAGCCGACGGTTCATCACGCTTCCAGAAAAGCAAGCGTTGGGGATATTTCCCATCACTCTCTGCAGCATGGCGTATGGATCAAGAGAAGTTCATGGAGGGTGCTTTCAATGGTCAGTTAAGCAATCTGAAGCTTCGTGTTTCTTATGGTTCATTGGGTAACAATGCTGTTGGTAACTATGCTTCACAGTCACTTTACACGAGCAAGAAAGGCGCGTTGAATTATGTTTTAGGCAATACAATGGTGACAGGTATGGCACAGACAGCCTTGGCTAACGAAAAGTTATCATGGGAAACCACTAATGTATTCGACCTTGGTTTTGACTTTGGTTTCTTCAAAAACAAACTGACGGGAACGTTTGATTACTTCAATAAACGTACGACCGATATCCTGATTGACCTTCCCGCACCGGCTGTGCACGGTACAACAAGCCTTCCAAAGGTAAACAGTGCAACCGTAACCAACCAAGGTGTAGAGTTTACTTTGGGTTGGCAAGACCGTGTGAATGAATTCAGTTATGGTGCAACTGCCAACTTCACGTTCATCAAGAACAAAGTCAACAAGTTCAAAGGCAAGGATAAAGGGGGTATGGCTATCAGTGGTGCAAACCTTATTTGGGAAGGACACAGCATCAATTCTCAGTATCTTCTGCGCGTTGAAAGACTCTTGCAGACCGATGAAGACATGAAGCGCGTTCAGGAAATCATTGATAATGCGCCTATAGGTGCAGACGGAAAGAAAGTCAATCCATTTGCAGCTTTCGGCACACCTAAGAAAGGTGACCTGCTTTATAAGGACGTAAATGGTGATGGTGTCATTGACAACAACGATAAAGAGATTGTCAGCGACGGTCCCAATCCTAAGTTCATCATGGGCTTGAGCCTTAATGCTGCATGGAAAGGCTTTGATATCTCTGCCTTGATACAAGGCGCATTCGGTGCCAAGGTGTATTGGCAGCATGCGGCATACAACACTCCTACTGTGCGCTATGGTTACCAAATCAACAAAGAAATAGCCGATGGACGCTGGTATGAAGGCCGCACTGATGCAAAATATCCCCGCCTTGTGGAATATCAGGACGAGCAGAACACGAAGTATAGCGACTTCTATTTGGAGAACAAGAGCTTCGTAAAGATACGCAATATCCAATTAGGTTACACGCTTCCTAAGGCACTGACTGCAAAGATCCATATCGAACGGGTGCGCATTTACGGCAGTTTGGAGAACTTCTTTACCTTCACTAAGTATAAGGGTTTCGACCCTGAAGTAAGTGGAATGGCATATCCTTCAATGAAACAGGCTGTAATTGGTCTGAATGTCTCATTCTAA
- a CDS encoding DUF1266 domain-containing protein, with protein sequence MKKKTTMLLMFMLCFVAQQASAFRIKARVPSSSEGSTDYSSLISTVVICGIILYIVLKNWSKIRILFRGIASGARMEKNTDLTEDQQRKLLLSGVFSAQKATLFNVVKTGMDSNERDKMFTQGWGITDKASAIDTLDYLRLSGTRRYFPQVVESLKLKNKQEIQQYINDTFENEEDMRNCWEQVQYAFESMEPLMKEQIIKDENDFVRIGPDAWDAGRLVFMARLCREHNYITDEQLWQYIDAADEIAHRTLTNWEDFGKSYIIGRCLWCGTANYFEVMAGHAKKMYTNTKSPWKTFPFAK encoded by the coding sequence ATGAAAAAGAAAACAACGATGCTCCTTATGTTCATGTTGTGCTTCGTGGCTCAACAGGCATCGGCTTTTCGTATCAAAGCAAGAGTACCGAGTAGTTCGGAAGGTAGTACAGACTATTCATCATTGATAAGTACAGTCGTAATTTGCGGAATCATTCTTTATATTGTATTAAAGAATTGGTCAAAGATTAGAATATTGTTCCGCGGTATTGCTTCCGGTGCTCGTATGGAAAAGAATACGGACTTGACAGAAGATCAGCAGCGAAAACTGCTTTTAAGTGGTGTCTTCTCTGCGCAGAAAGCTACTTTGTTTAATGTAGTCAAGACAGGAATGGATAGCAACGAGCGCGATAAAATGTTCACTCAGGGTTGGGGTATAACTGATAAAGCATCAGCAATTGATACACTTGATTATCTGAGACTCTCTGGTACACGTCGCTATTTCCCACAGGTTGTTGAGTCTTTGAAACTCAAAAACAAGCAGGAAATACAGCAGTATATCAACGATACCTTTGAGAATGAAGAAGATATGCGCAATTGTTGGGAGCAGGTTCAGTATGCTTTCGAGTCTATGGAGCCTCTGATGAAGGAGCAAATCATCAAGGACGAGAACGACTTTGTACGTATTGGTCCGGATGCATGGGACGCTGGTCGACTCGTTTTCATGGCCAGATTGTGTCGTGAGCATAATTATATCACTGATGAACAACTATGGCAATACATTGATGCTGCTGACGAGATTGCTCACCGCACACTTACCAATTGGGAAGATTTCGGCAAGAGTTACATCATAGGTCGTTGCCTATGGTGTGGCACGGCCAACTATTTTGAGGTAATGGCAGGCCATGCCAAGAAGATGTACACCAACACGAAGAGTCCTTGGAAGACTTTCCCTTTCGCGAAATAA
- a CDS encoding sodium-translocating pyrophosphatase, with translation MMNIPTVFWLVPLASAVALGMAWYFFSSMMKEEEGTLKMKEIAEHVRKGAMAYLRQQYKVVGIVFIVLALVFAFMAYALKIQNPWVPVAFLTGGFFSGLSGFFGMKTATYASGRTANAARQGLDRGLKVAFRSGAVMGLVVVGLGLLDIAIWFFILSSVYQEGNMALITITTTMLTFGMGASTQALFARVGGGIYTKAADVGADLVGKVEADIPEDDQRNPATIADNVGDNVGDVAGMGADLYESYCGSILSTAALGATAFALNGDMQLRAVIAPMIIAAVGIFLSLIGIFLVRTKEGATMKELLHALGLGTNVSAVLIAIASFIILYLLGIENWLGLSFSVISGLVAGVIIGQATEYYTSQSYRPTQKIAASSQTGSATVIIKGLGTGMISTCIPVLVISVAILLSYLCANGFDMSMQANSISHGLYGIGIAAVGMLSTLGITLATDAYGPIADNAGGNAEMSELGEEVRHRTDALDALGNTTAATGKGFAIGSAALTALALLASYVEEIKIAMARAVEEGRHFMDAAGQTFDPSKATMPDFMDFFQVTLMNPKVLVGAFIGAMAAFLFCGLTMGAVGRAAQSMVEEVRRQFKEIKGILEGKATPDYGRCVEISTRSAQREMIIPSLLAIAIPIVVGVVLGVAGVLGLLVGSLSAGFTLAVFMANAGGAWDNAKKMVEEGNFGGKGSASHKATIVGDTVGDPFKDTSGPSLNILIKLMSMVSIVMAGLTVAFI, from the coding sequence ATGATGAACATCCCTACCGTTTTTTGGCTTGTACCATTGGCTTCGGCAGTGGCATTAGGCATGGCATGGTATTTCTTCTCGTCGATGATGAAAGAAGAAGAAGGTACATTGAAGATGAAAGAGATTGCCGAACATGTCCGAAAAGGTGCAATGGCCTATCTTCGGCAACAATATAAGGTTGTCGGTATCGTCTTCATAGTGCTTGCTTTGGTCTTTGCTTTCATGGCATATGCCTTGAAAATCCAGAACCCTTGGGTTCCCGTAGCTTTCTTGACAGGCGGTTTCTTCTCCGGACTCTCGGGCTTTTTCGGCATGAAAACAGCCACTTATGCCTCCGGTCGCACAGCAAATGCAGCCCGACAGGGCTTGGACAGAGGTTTGAAGGTAGCTTTTCGAAGTGGTGCCGTCATGGGACTTGTGGTTGTTGGATTAGGACTTTTAGACATTGCGATTTGGTTCTTCATCCTCAGCAGCGTATATCAAGAGGGTAATATGGCCTTGATAACCATCACGACAACTATGCTTACATTTGGTATGGGCGCTTCTACGCAGGCGCTGTTTGCCCGTGTAGGCGGTGGCATCTATACCAAAGCTGCCGATGTGGGCGCCGACCTTGTGGGCAAGGTTGAGGCTGATATCCCCGAAGATGACCAGCGAAATCCGGCTACTATTGCTGATAATGTGGGCGATAATGTGGGCGACGTGGCCGGTATGGGTGCCGACTTGTATGAGAGCTACTGCGGAAGTATCCTCTCAACAGCAGCACTTGGTGCCACAGCCTTTGCTCTGAACGGCGACATGCAGTTGCGAGCTGTCATCGCTCCGATGATTATTGCAGCCGTAGGTATATTCCTTTCGCTCATCGGTATCTTCCTTGTCCGCACGAAAGAAGGGGCTACAATGAAAGAACTGCTCCATGCCTTGGGACTCGGAACGAATGTAAGTGCGGTGCTGATAGCCATAGCTTCTTTCATCATTCTCTATCTTTTAGGCATTGAAAACTGGCTCGGACTGTCGTTTTCTGTCATCAGCGGACTCGTGGCAGGCGTCATCATCGGGCAGGCAACAGAGTATTATACCTCGCAAAGCTACCGCCCAACGCAGAAGATTGCAGCATCGAGCCAGACCGGTTCGGCTACAGTTATCATCAAAGGTCTTGGCACGGGTATGATTTCCACGTGCATTCCAGTGCTCGTTATCTCTGTCGCAATCCTGCTGAGTTACCTTTGTGCCAATGGTTTCGACATGAGCATGCAGGCCAATTCGATTAGTCATGGCCTCTATGGTATCGGTATTGCTGCGGTCGGAATGCTCTCTACGTTAGGCATTACGCTTGCAACCGACGCTTATGGGCCTATTGCCGACAATGCAGGAGGCAATGCCGAGATGAGCGAATTGGGCGAGGAGGTGAGGCATCGTACTGATGCTCTCGATGCCTTGGGCAACACAACAGCTGCTACGGGCAAGGGATTTGCTATCGGAAGTGCGGCATTGACAGCCTTAGCTTTATTGGCTTCATATGTTGAAGAGATAAAGATTGCCATGGCACGTGCCGTGGAAGAAGGTCGTCATTTCATGGATGCAGCAGGACAAACCTTTGATCCTTCGAAGGCAACAATGCCCGATTTCATGGACTTTTTCCAAGTAACGCTGATGAATCCCAAGGTGCTTGTAGGCGCTTTCATCGGTGCAATGGCAGCATTCCTCTTCTGTGGTTTGACGATGGGTGCAGTCGGACGGGCTGCTCAGTCAATGGTAGAAGAGGTGAGAAGACAGTTCAAGGAAATCAAAGGAATACTTGAAGGTAAGGCCACACCTGACTATGGTCGCTGCGTGGAAATATCCACTCGGAGTGCTCAAAGAGAGATGATTATACCGAGTCTGCTGGCAATTGCTATCCCGATTGTTGTCGGAGTAGTGCTCGGGGTGGCTGGTGTTCTGGGCTTGTTGGTAGGTAGTTTGTCGGCCGGTTTTACGTTGGCAGTGTTCATGGCGAATGCCGGTGGCGCATGGGACAATGCGAAGAAGATGGTCGAAGAGGGCAACTTCGGGGGCAAAGGCTCTGCAAGTCACAAGGCAACTATCGTCGGTGACACTGTCGGTGACCCTTTTAAAGACACCTCCGGGCCAAGTCTTAACATCCTTATCAAGCTGATGTCAATGGTAAGTATTGTCATGGCAGGGCTCACCGTGGCCTTTATTTAA
- the pncB gene encoding nicotinate phosphoribosyltransferase has protein sequence MKQIINHFTDDDLYKLSMCCAVIDNYPRAQVKYQFVDRNDTVYPEGFADELHRQIEALEGVVITDEEIDFMKRRCSYMPHWFFTYLRGYRFSRDWVKTWQDEAGHLHVEFEGSWSDTILLEVKVLAIISELFYMMTGQTAKLDYKSLYDKTCHKAERLLAAGCVFSDFGTRRRASFEAEDTVVSALKDTAQHCKWPGRLVGTSNVYIAMTHDLQPVGTMAHEFVCAIGGMFGPQMANHLAMNAWRNTFRGALGTYLYDSFGWDIFSLNFSEDFANLFKGLRIDSGDNHEQLLKIVEKYRSLGIDSRSKQVVFSNALDTDTAVEIQQYAQHLCMPSFGIGTHFTNDFEGIEPMNIVIKLVASKITECWPYYNDTCKLSEDQGKHTGKPEVIRRFMEALHM, from the coding sequence ATGAAACAAATCATCAATCACTTCACCGATGACGACCTTTACAAGCTTTCCATGTGCTGTGCTGTCATTGATAACTATCCTCGTGCACAGGTAAAGTATCAGTTTGTCGACCGCAACGACACGGTATATCCCGAGGGCTTTGCCGATGAATTGCACCGTCAGATCGAAGCTTTGGAGGGCGTAGTCATCACCGATGAAGAGATCGACTTCATGAAGCGACGCTGCAGTTACATGCCACATTGGTTCTTTACCTATCTCCGTGGCTACCGTTTTTCACGTGATTGGGTGAAGACATGGCAGGATGAAGCGGGACATCTTCACGTGGAGTTTGAGGGCAGTTGGTCGGACACTATCCTCTTAGAGGTAAAGGTTTTGGCCATCATCTCCGAGCTTTTCTACATGATGACGGGGCAAACGGCGAAGCTTGATTACAAGAGTTTGTATGACAAGACATGCCATAAAGCCGAACGATTGTTGGCAGCCGGCTGCGTATTCTCTGATTTCGGAACACGTCGTCGCGCTTCGTTTGAGGCAGAAGACACCGTGGTAAGTGCACTGAAAGATACTGCACAGCATTGCAAATGGCCTGGAAGACTTGTCGGAACAAGCAATGTATATATCGCCATGACCCACGATCTGCAGCCTGTGGGCACTATGGCTCATGAGTTTGTCTGCGCTATCGGTGGCATGTTTGGGCCTCAAATGGCCAATCACTTGGCAATGAATGCGTGGCGAAACACGTTTCGCGGTGCTCTCGGAACCTATCTCTACGACTCTTTCGGCTGGGATATCTTCTCACTGAACTTTTCAGAAGACTTCGCCAATCTGTTCAAAGGACTGCGCATCGACTCGGGAGATAACCATGAACAACTGTTGAAAATCGTTGAAAAATACCGCTCACTCGGTATTGACTCGCGGTCGAAACAAGTGGTGTTCTCTAATGCCTTGGACACTGATACGGCTGTCGAAATCCAGCAATATGCCCAACATCTCTGCATGCCTTCATTCGGAATAGGCACGCATTTCACTAATGATTTCGAAGGAATAGAGCCCATGAACATCGTCATCAAGCTTGTTGCATCGAAGATAACAGAGTGTTGGCCTTACTATAATGACACGTGTAAGCTGTCAGAAGATCAGGGGAAGCATACCGGGAAGCCCGAAGTGATCAGACGATTCATGGAGGCTTTGCATATGTAA
- a CDS encoding DUF1266 domain-containing protein — protein MKKKIIFCLIAMLGLFSQQAFALRFRVRVPSGSSESSNGVVTWIVYAVIAVVVAVTLYRYFFKIRGFLRQFKGDFLMDENSSLSKEQQRKMLLGAVYAVIDKGYLNTIKTGLEKEEREDRLEKDWNICTHDSAVDALNGLKIACTKDYSPNIGEAFKLKEQKAIEKYLRETFVNPNDAKACAKQIERAFKHIGNLVKEGIVRDEAEFSRIGGVAFEATRLVAIARMCAESKYISEQEMWEYVDFADEQAHKSLISWEDYGKSYVIGDCLWGADSYDLGQSSKIIRKLINDPKSPWKLFPFEK, from the coding sequence ATGAAAAAGAAAATCATCTTCTGTTTGATAGCGATGTTAGGCTTGTTTTCACAGCAAGCATTTGCCCTGAGATTTCGTGTCAGGGTGCCCAGTGGGTCATCCGAAAGTTCCAACGGAGTTGTTACATGGATTGTCTATGCTGTAATCGCAGTGGTTGTTGCCGTCACCCTTTACCGCTACTTCTTTAAGATCAGGGGCTTTCTCCGCCAGTTTAAGGGAGATTTCCTAATGGATGAGAACTCTTCTTTAAGTAAGGAACAACAGCGAAAGATGCTGTTGGGTGCCGTATATGCAGTGATTGATAAAGGCTATCTGAATACCATTAAGACGGGACTTGAAAAGGAAGAGCGCGAAGATAGGCTGGAAAAAGACTGGAACATCTGTACGCATGACTCTGCTGTAGATGCTTTAAACGGGCTGAAAATTGCGTGCACGAAAGACTATTCCCCTAATATCGGTGAGGCATTCAAGCTGAAAGAGCAGAAAGCCATAGAGAAATATCTCCGTGAAACCTTTGTAAATCCAAACGATGCAAAGGCATGTGCTAAGCAGATTGAACGTGCTTTCAAACATATCGGCAATCTTGTCAAAGAGGGAATTGTAAGGGATGAGGCCGAGTTTTCACGTATCGGTGGTGTTGCGTTTGAAGCTACCCGCTTAGTAGCCATTGCCCGCATGTGTGCAGAATCGAAGTATATCAGCGAGCAGGAGATGTGGGAATACGTTGATTTCGCCGATGAACAGGCCCACAAGTCACTCATTTCCTGGGAGGATTACGGCAAGAGTTATGTCATCGGTGATTGCCTCTGGGGTGCCGACAGCTATGATTTGGGCCAGAGTTCTAAGATTATAAGAAAGCTCATCAATGACCCGAAGAGTCCTTGGAAGTTATTCCCTTTTGAGAAATAA